In Nymphaea colorata isolate Beijing-Zhang1983 chromosome 3, ASM883128v2, whole genome shotgun sequence, a genomic segment contains:
- the LOC116251451 gene encoding BTB/POZ domain-containing protein At5g48800 isoform X1, producing the protein MVTAKCFGEAQPLNLENTALGLLCLRIFPDVPSDLIIEVDGGSFALHKFPLVSRSGRIRKLLAELKDSDILRFQLLNLPGGAEAFELAAKFCYNINFEITPSNVAQLCCVSEYLEMTDEYAKENLASRAEAYLDGVICKSLEKSVEVLCYCEKLIPLAEELRIVSRCIDAIASIACTEQIASSFSRLEYSSSGRLHTNKHPKSCSREWWIEDLSGLGLDMYHKVISALRYRGLHPESIGASLMNYAQKVLTKKSSIWNLNSQRKIDFIGSVEREQIELVETITSLLPVEKLAVPISFLFGLLRSAVTLECAIACRLDLERRIASQLDMATLDDLLIPLCRYSGDTVFDVDTVQRILVNFLQQDDSADDLDDVSFCESDGPPSPSETAVFKVSRLVDAYLAEIAPDANLKLPKFMAIAEALPAHTRTQDDGLYRAIDIYLKAHPGLSDLERKKLCKLIDFQKLSPEAGAHAAQNERLPVQSVVQVLYFEQLRLRNALFSAHADEDQKSFYQSQRISSGALSAAMSPRDNYASLRRENRELKLELARLRMRLNDLEKDHACMKQDIERTSSNKFLSSLSSKFSKLSPFGNSSSTRSTSSSRRS; encoded by the exons ATGGTAACAGCCAAATGTTTTGGAGAAGCCCAGCCTCTCAACCTTGAAAATACAGCCTTAGGCCTTTTGTGTTTAAG GATATTTCCTGATGTTCCAAGTGATCTCATCATTGAAGTAGATGGTGGAAGTTTTGCGTTGCACAAG TTCCCCCTTGTCTCTCGAAGTGGCAGAATCAGAAAGTTACTTGCAGAGCTGAAGGATTCTGACATTTTGAGGTTTCAGTTGCTAAATTTACCAGGAGGGGCTGAGGCCTTTGAGTTAGCAGCAAAATTCTGTTACAACATTAACTTTGAGATTACACCATCGAATGTAGCACAGCTATGTTGTGTGTCAGAGTACCTTGAAATGACTGACGAGTATGCTAAGGAAAACCTTGCATCTCGTGCAGAAGCTTACTTGGATGGTGTAATCTGCAAAAGTCTTGAGAAATCTGTCGAGGTTCTATGTTATTGTGAAAAACTGATTCCACTGGCTGAGGAATTGAGAATTGTCAGTAGATGCATAGATGCAATAGCGTCCATAGCATGCACAGAGCAGATAGCCTCTAGCTTCTCAAGACTAGAGTATAGCAGTTCTGGGCGGCTGCACACAAATAAGCATCCAAAAAGCTGTTCCAGGGAATGGTGGATTGAAGATCTCTCTGGCCTGGGGCTTGACATGTATCATAAAGTAATATCTGCTTTGCGATATAGGGGACTTCATCCTGAAAGTATAGGCGCATCTCTTATGAACTATGCTCAGAAAGTGTTGACCAAGAAGTCAAGCATTTGGAATTTAAACAGCCaaagaaagattgattttatTGGTTCAGTTGAACGTGAACAGATAGAGCTAGTCGAAACAATCACAAGTCTGCTACCTGTGGAGAAACTAGCTGTCCCCATAAGCTTTCTGTTTGGACTTCTGCGGAGTGCAGTTACCTTAGAGTGTGCAATTGCTTGCAGACTGGATCTTGAGAGGAGGATTGCATCACAACTGGATATGGCCACTCTAGATGATCTGCTTATTCCATTGTGTAGGTACTCTGGTGATACAGTGTTTGATGTTGACACTGTGCAAAGGATCCTGGTGAATTTTTTGCAGCAAGATGACAGTGCTGATGACCTGGATGATGTGTCCTTTTGTGAATCTGATGGGCCACCTTCTCCCTCTGAAACTGCAGTTTTCAAGGTTTCAAGGCTAGTGGATGCTTACCTTGCAGAGATTGCTCCCGATGCCAACCTGAAGCTTCCCAAATTCATGGCAATTGCTGAAGCTTTACCGGCGCATACACGTACTCAAGATGATGGACTCTATCGAGCCATTGATATCTACCTTAAA GCCCATCCAGGTTTGTCTGACTTGGAGCGGAAGAAGCTATGCAAATTGATTGATTTCCAGAAATTATCACCTGAAGCAGGTGCACATGCAGCACAGAATGAGCGCCTTCCTGTGCAGTCGGTTGTTCAAGTTCTTTACTTTGAACAGTTAAGACTCCGCAATGCCTTATTTTCTGCTCATGCAGATGAAGATCAGAAAAGTTTCTATCAGTCTCAACGCATTAGTAGTGGTGCTCTCAGTGCTGCCATGTCCCCTCGTGATAACTATGCATCATTAAGACGAGAGAACCGGGAGCTAAAGCTAGAGCTAGCACGTTTAAGGATGAGATTAAATGACTTAGAAAAAGACCATGCTTGTATGAAGCAAGATATTGAGAGAACAAGCTCTAATAAGTTTTTGAGTTCATTATCCTCAAAGTTTAGCAAACTAAGCCCATTTGGTAATAGTAGCTCAACCAGATCAACTTCATCTTCAAGGCGATCATAG
- the LOC116251451 gene encoding BTB/POZ domain-containing protein At5g48800 isoform X2, with product MDDDWFLSKFVARPVLSSQCGGNEWIFPDVPSDLIIEVDGGSFALHKFPLVSRSGRIRKLLAELKDSDILRFQLLNLPGGAEAFELAAKFCYNINFEITPSNVAQLCCVSEYLEMTDEYAKENLASRAEAYLDGVICKSLEKSVEVLCYCEKLIPLAEELRIVSRCIDAIASIACTEQIASSFSRLEYSSSGRLHTNKHPKSCSREWWIEDLSGLGLDMYHKVISALRYRGLHPESIGASLMNYAQKVLTKKSSIWNLNSQRKIDFIGSVEREQIELVETITSLLPVEKLAVPISFLFGLLRSAVTLECAIACRLDLERRIASQLDMATLDDLLIPLCRYSGDTVFDVDTVQRILVNFLQQDDSADDLDDVSFCESDGPPSPSETAVFKVSRLVDAYLAEIAPDANLKLPKFMAIAEALPAHTRTQDDGLYRAIDIYLKAHPGLSDLERKKLCKLIDFQKLSPEAGAHAAQNERLPVQSVVQVLYFEQLRLRNALFSAHADEDQKSFYQSQRISSGALSAAMSPRDNYASLRRENRELKLELARLRMRLNDLEKDHACMKQDIERTSSNKFLSSLSSKFSKLSPFGNSSSTRSTSSSRRS from the exons ATGGATGACGATTGGTTTCTGTCGAAGTTCGTGGCCCGGCCTGTCCTCTCCAGCCAGTGTGGGGGGAATGAATG GATATTTCCTGATGTTCCAAGTGATCTCATCATTGAAGTAGATGGTGGAAGTTTTGCGTTGCACAAG TTCCCCCTTGTCTCTCGAAGTGGCAGAATCAGAAAGTTACTTGCAGAGCTGAAGGATTCTGACATTTTGAGGTTTCAGTTGCTAAATTTACCAGGAGGGGCTGAGGCCTTTGAGTTAGCAGCAAAATTCTGTTACAACATTAACTTTGAGATTACACCATCGAATGTAGCACAGCTATGTTGTGTGTCAGAGTACCTTGAAATGACTGACGAGTATGCTAAGGAAAACCTTGCATCTCGTGCAGAAGCTTACTTGGATGGTGTAATCTGCAAAAGTCTTGAGAAATCTGTCGAGGTTCTATGTTATTGTGAAAAACTGATTCCACTGGCTGAGGAATTGAGAATTGTCAGTAGATGCATAGATGCAATAGCGTCCATAGCATGCACAGAGCAGATAGCCTCTAGCTTCTCAAGACTAGAGTATAGCAGTTCTGGGCGGCTGCACACAAATAAGCATCCAAAAAGCTGTTCCAGGGAATGGTGGATTGAAGATCTCTCTGGCCTGGGGCTTGACATGTATCATAAAGTAATATCTGCTTTGCGATATAGGGGACTTCATCCTGAAAGTATAGGCGCATCTCTTATGAACTATGCTCAGAAAGTGTTGACCAAGAAGTCAAGCATTTGGAATTTAAACAGCCaaagaaagattgattttatTGGTTCAGTTGAACGTGAACAGATAGAGCTAGTCGAAACAATCACAAGTCTGCTACCTGTGGAGAAACTAGCTGTCCCCATAAGCTTTCTGTTTGGACTTCTGCGGAGTGCAGTTACCTTAGAGTGTGCAATTGCTTGCAGACTGGATCTTGAGAGGAGGATTGCATCACAACTGGATATGGCCACTCTAGATGATCTGCTTATTCCATTGTGTAGGTACTCTGGTGATACAGTGTTTGATGTTGACACTGTGCAAAGGATCCTGGTGAATTTTTTGCAGCAAGATGACAGTGCTGATGACCTGGATGATGTGTCCTTTTGTGAATCTGATGGGCCACCTTCTCCCTCTGAAACTGCAGTTTTCAAGGTTTCAAGGCTAGTGGATGCTTACCTTGCAGAGATTGCTCCCGATGCCAACCTGAAGCTTCCCAAATTCATGGCAATTGCTGAAGCTTTACCGGCGCATACACGTACTCAAGATGATGGACTCTATCGAGCCATTGATATCTACCTTAAA GCCCATCCAGGTTTGTCTGACTTGGAGCGGAAGAAGCTATGCAAATTGATTGATTTCCAGAAATTATCACCTGAAGCAGGTGCACATGCAGCACAGAATGAGCGCCTTCCTGTGCAGTCGGTTGTTCAAGTTCTTTACTTTGAACAGTTAAGACTCCGCAATGCCTTATTTTCTGCTCATGCAGATGAAGATCAGAAAAGTTTCTATCAGTCTCAACGCATTAGTAGTGGTGCTCTCAGTGCTGCCATGTCCCCTCGTGATAACTATGCATCATTAAGACGAGAGAACCGGGAGCTAAAGCTAGAGCTAGCACGTTTAAGGATGAGATTAAATGACTTAGAAAAAGACCATGCTTGTATGAAGCAAGATATTGAGAGAACAAGCTCTAATAAGTTTTTGAGTTCATTATCCTCAAAGTTTAGCAAACTAAGCCCATTTGGTAATAGTAGCTCAACCAGATCAACTTCATCTTCAAGGCGATCATAG